The following are encoded in a window of Bos indicus x Bos taurus breed Angus x Brahman F1 hybrid chromosome 4, Bos_hybrid_MaternalHap_v2.0, whole genome shotgun sequence genomic DNA:
- the LOC113891791 gene encoding olfactory receptor 2A1/2A42-like has translation MEKNQTMVTEFILLGFCLGPRIHLFPFGLFSLFYVLTLLGNGVILGLTSLDPRLHTPMYFFLSHLAIADMAYACSMVPQMLVNLLSPAKPISFAGCITQTFLFLSFAHTECLLLVVMSYDWCVAICHPLRYSVIVSCRVGISLVGTSWACGSLLALVHVGLVLRLPYCGPHEINYFFCEILSVLKLACADTKLNQLVIFAASVFVFVGPLCLLLGSYAHILAAILRIQSAEGCRKAFSTCASHLCMVGLFFGSAIIMSMAPKSLHPEKQQKNLFLFYSLLNPMMNLLIYSLRNKEVKGALRRALFKESHF, from the coding sequence atggagaaaaatcagaCGATGGTTACAGAGTTCATCCTACTAGGATTTTGTCTTGGTCCAAGGATCCACTTATTCCCTTTTGGGCTCTTCTCCCTGTTCTATGTCCTCACCCTGCTGGGGAACGGGGTCATCCTGGGGCTCACCTCACTGGACCCCAgactgcacacccccatgtacttcttcctctcacaCCTGGCCATCGCTGACATGGCCTACGCCTGCAGCATGGTGCCCCAGATGCTGGTCAACCTCCTGAGTCCAGCCAAGCCCATCTCCTTTGCTGGCTGCATCACACAGACCTTTCTCTTTTTGAGTTTCGCTCATACCGAATGTCTGCTCCTGGTGGTGATGTCCTATGATTGGTgtgtggccatctgccacccactccggtattctgtcATTGTGAGCTGCAGAGTTGGCATCAGCCTGGTGGGGACTTCCTGGGCATGTGGCTCCCTCCTGGCCCTGGTCCACGTGGGTCTTGTCCTGAGGCTGCCCTACTGTGGGCCTCATGAAATCAACTACTTCTTCTGTGAAATCCTGTCTGTCCTCAAGCTGGCCTGTGCTGACACTAAGCTCAACCAACTTGTCATTTTTGCTGCTTCTGTGTTTGTCTTCGTCGGGCCCCTCTGCCTGCTGCTGGGCTCCTATGCGCACATCCTGGCCGCTATCCTGAGGATCCAGTCAGCTGAGGGCTGCAGGAAGGCCTTCTCCACTTGCGCCTCCCACCTCTGCATGGTCGGGCTCTTCTTTGGCAGTGCCATCATCATGTCCATGGCCCCCAAGTCCCTCCACCCTGAGAAGCAGCAGAAGaacctttttctgttttatagtcTTCTCAACCCCATGATGAACCTGCTGATCTACAGCCTTAGGAACAAAGAGGTCAAGGGTGCCCTGAGGAGAGCACTGTTCAAGGAGAGTCATTTCTAA